In the SAR324 cluster bacterium genome, ATTTTTTATGAAACCGTGTGTCTGGCTGGAATCAGCGTGATTGGCGGGCTGATCCTGTCGGCAATCCTGATGACTCTCATGGGGTATGTCGGTATTGATTATTCCGGCATTGATTTTGGCGGCATCACGTTTCAGGAAAAAATATTTCCGCAGTGGACCCTGTACCAATGTATCAAATATCCCGTCTGGGCAGTGATCTGTACGTTGTTGGCCGCGATCTATCCGGGTTGGGTGGTCAGCCGCATTTTGCCGGTGGAAGCGTTGAGGAAGCGTAAATTATGAAGAAAGGAGAACCTATGAGCATCTCTGTTGAAAATAGTCAGGAGATTGATCCGTTAATGGTTCCCACGCGTGAAGCCTGGGAAAACATGTCACCTGTCGAACGGCGACAAAAGGAAATGTCAATCATTGCCGCATTGGAACAGGAATCCAGTCTCATGGGAGAAACAACGATTCATTTTGAGTCCCGTGCGTCAGCAACGGAAGTTCTACGCCGTTTCTTTCAGGGAAAAGGCCGAACAGCGTTTATTGCCTCGGATTTACATACATTGTATCCGGGAGAACGGGCGTTTTATCCGGATTTACTGGTTGTCTTTGATGTGGAAACACATCATCGCCGCAGTTGGAATGTTATGCGGGAAGGACGGGGACTGGATTTCGCTCTGGAAATTTTATCCAGGGAAACACGGCGCAAGGATCGGGTCGAAAAGCTCAATCTCTACATGCGTATAGAGATTCCGGAATATTTTATTTTTGACCCTGATTTATTTTCTTTGAAAGGATACCGGCTTATCCAGCAAATTTATCAGGAAATTCCACCGGAGGATGGAAAAATATTTTCACAAATCCTTGGACTGTATTTGAAAGTTGAGGCGGATAAATTACGGTTTTCCGTTCCGGATGGTTTGGAAGTTCCCTTTGCCTATGAGTTGGTGGAGCAACTCAATCAAAAACTTCTGCACAAGGAACGGATCATCGAAGATTATGCAAGAGACCTGGACGAGGAATATCAACGGGCCGAGGATGAAAAACAACGAGCCGAGGATGAGAAACAACGAGCCGAAGCAGAAAAACAACGGGCAGATAAAGCCGAAGCCGAGTTGCAACGGCTTCGGCAACTTCTGGACTTAAAAAAGTGAGGAACTTCAAACCAGCGAATGGCTCAGCTCTACCTGTTAATCAGTGTGCCGGAGAACCACTATGGAGTGTGTTGACTCTGGCTTGTGGAACATACATGTAAACGTTTTTTCAAAAGATATCATCGAGGAGACTTTATGGGTTCACATCTTGATCGCAATAGCGCAACAGATCCGCTTATGGTTCCAACACGGGAGGTTTGGGAACAAATGTCTCCTGTTGAGCAAGATCACAAGGAATCTTCCATCATTGCCGCGCTGGAACAAGAATTCAATTTGATGGGAGAAACGACGGTACATTTTGATTCACGCGCGTCAGCGACAGAGGTGTTGCGACGTTTTTTTAAAGGAAAGGGAAAGACCGCATTCATTGCCTCGGATCTGCACACCCTCTATCCCGGCGAGCGGGCCTTTTATCCGGATTTGCTGGTTGTTTTTGATGTAGAACCACATCATCGCCGCAGTTGGAATGTCATGCGAGAGGGCAAGGGGCTTGATTTCGCGCTGGAAATTTTATCAAAAGAAACAAAACGCAGAGACAGGGTGGAAAAACTCAATCTTTATGCGCGTCTGGCGATTCCGGAATACTTTATATTTGATCCGGAATTACTGACTTTGCATGGATATCAATTGTTCCAAAAGTCCTACACAGCAATTGAATCCTCGCAGGGAAAAGTCTTTTCTGAAATTCTCGGACTTTATTTAAAAGTTGAGGAAGACAAACTCCGGTTCTCGGTTCCTGACGGTTTGGAAATACCCTTTGCCAATGAATTGATGCATCAACTCAATGAAAAATTAACGCGCAAAGATCGGGTGATCGCTGATTATGCGCGTGAACTGGCCGAAGAAAAACAACGAACCCTGGAAGAAAAACAAAAGGCTAAGTCCGCACGGCAAAAAGCAAAAGAAGAACGGCAAAAGGCAAAAGAAGAACGGCAAAAAGCAAAAGAAGAACGGCAGAAGGTAAAAGAAGAACGGCAAAAAGCAAAAGAAGAACGGCAAAAAGCAAAAGAAGAAAAACAACGGGCCTTAGCCGAAAAAGAACGGGCCGATAAAGCCGAAGCCGAGTTACAGCGACTTCGGCAACTTCTGGACTTGAAAAAGTGAATAAGGAACTCATGACAGAAACAGTGATTGAAGTGCGAAACGCCACCAAATCGTTTGGTGAAGGCGAAATTCAGGTGCAGGCTCTCCGTGGTGTGAGTGTGTCCATTCAGCGTGGCGATTTTGCCGCCATTGTCGGCCCCTCCGGTTCGGGCAAATCCACTCTGCTGAATATCATGTGCGGACTGGATGTGCCGTCTGATGGCGAAATCAAGGTGGCCGGACAGGATTTGAAAAGCATGAGTTCAACCGAGTTGACCCTGTTCCGGCGTAATCATGTGGGGTTGGTGTTTCAGGCCTATAATCTGATTCCGGTGCTGACTGTGATGGAAAACATTGAATACATCATGCTCATCCAGGGACGCCCTGTCGCGGAACGTCGGCAACGTGTGCAGGATTTTCTGAAAAAAATCGGACTGGAAGGCAAGGAAAACCGTTTCCCCCATCAGCTTTCAGGTGGTCAACAGCAACGGGTGGCAATTGCCCGGGCCATGGTCTCACATCCCGATATTATTCTGGCGGATGAACCCACTGCCAACCTGGATTCTGATACTGGACACCAACTTCTGGAAATGATGCGCCAGTTCAATGAAGAGCAACGCATGACTTTTGTGTTTTCCACTCACGATGAAAAAATCATGAAAATCGCCAAACGTCTCATTATTCTGGAAGATGGCCATATTCAATCCGATGAACGCCGATAAATTTCTGAAACGGTTTGCTCTCTGTTTCATGGTGATAGGGTTTTGTGCAACCCCGCCACTTCATGCGTTGGAATGGACGGCCAGTTTCCGTAGCATGGCCGCCCGTCAAACCGATGATGCGGAAAACAGCTTCTGGTGGAATCGCCTGCGTTTACAGGCCAATCATGAAGTGTCCGCCGATTGCCTGATGGAAATGGCGTATGAACTTCGCCCCGTCTGGGCCAATCACCTTCAGCAATTATCCTCCTTTTTTTCTGTTGAAAGCGACTCTTCATCCATCTACCGTTTTGACGATCTGAACAATCCGGTTTATCCCACTGCGGACACTCTCGAAAACACGGATGATGCACATCTCCTGTTGACACAAAATCTGGACCGGATGCTACTTGCTTGCCATGCCGGAAATCTGGATGTCACCCTGGGCCGACAGACCGTGGCCTTTGGTGGTGCCCAGACCATCAACCCCACCGATGTTTTTGTGCCGCTCCGGTTCAATTCTCTGGATGGTGAATACCGGGTGGGTGTCGATGCGCTACGGATGGTTTGGGGCATTTCTCCGACCACTGAAATGGATGTGGGATATCTGCTGGGAAAAAATGGCAATTCGGAAAATAACGGGGCTTATGCCCGATTGCATTTTGTTGTGGAATCCACCGATATCACCCCCATGCTGGCTTTATTTCGCGAACATCAAATGCTGGGACTGTCTCTGCAAACAGCGTTGCCTGGCGATGTCGGACTCGTGTTTGATGGCGGGTCTTTTTTTCTGAAAGAGGAGGAGCATCCTTTTTCCCTGTGGACGCTGGGATTCAATTATCAATGGAATGAAGACTGGTTCACCGCACTGGAATATCATCGCAATGAAGCTGGGGTCAACAAACCCGCAAATTATTTCCAGAATACCGGTTCCTACCGTTATCAACAGACCCCCATCTCCCTGATGGGACCATCCTATCTCATTCCGGTGCTCAGCTATCAGATCCATCCTCTGTGGAATGCCAGCGCGTCGCTGTTCCTCAATCTGGCAGATCACTCTGCACTGATCAGTCCACAACTGGAATGGAGCGCCGATGAGAACGTCATGGTGGAATGGGGCGGTTTTCTGGCACAAGGCCTTTCCTCCGGAGATCCCCTCAATCCCAAATCCGAATTCGGTGAATCCGAAAACCTGATTTTCATGGCAATAAGATATTACCTGTAGTGACGTAGCACGCAACGGCTATGCGGGGTTAGGACTCAACTGTTATTAAAATCCGAAACTCAAGCCAGCACTCTTCGCACCTTAAAGGTTTTAGTCAGTTTAAGCGAAAGCCAGCTAAGAATTTATCAGGCTTCTGTCATACACGCGAAGGCCGACATAATTCCGGATATGTTTATAGCTGGTGATCGCTTTTGTTTCGGATCTTGTTTAATTTTCAATCCATAAAAGTTTGAAAGTGACATCCCGACAGAGCAATGGGGGAACCATCCCGGAACGGGCATACCTGCTCAATAGTCTTCTCGGAATTGGGAGTTGTCTATTTTTATCACGGATCATTCTCCGGTTGACCAATAATCACCATGCGGGATTGTTCGCGGGAACGTTGATGAAGGATGATATGGTGACATTGTTGCAGGATGCGGTCAATCGGGTCATGCCAGCCATCAGGGATGATCCGTTCTGCGAAAACAAGGTGGCACTGAATGTTCTGCAGATTGCGGCATCCGTTCCTGTCACGCTTGACCATGAATGGTTCCGGAAAACTTTCAGTAGCTGTGAAAGGTTTGTGCCGTTATTGCACTGATAATTTATGTGTGAATTTAAAATGGAAGAATGCACCAGTCTGGTAGAAACGGGATAACCCTACAGAGGTATCCACCAATTTCTAGACAATAGATTCGCCTTTCTGTTGTTGCCTAAACCCGTTGGGCTATGTGGAATTGGCCTGGTTTAATCTTCTTGATTCTTGTTGTTTTAATGTTCATTAATTCATCGGTTAGAAAACCATTTCGAAAAATATATGCAACTCTCATTATTTCAGGAGAACTGAGTCATGCCGGAAAATCAAACACCTGTCAAAGACCCCAAAACCATTTTAATCATTGTCCTGTTGCTCGCTGTTGTTGTTCTTGGAATTTTATTTGTGACACGTAAACCTGAGCAACAGGTCATTTATCGCACAGATCCTGCCCAGCAATCTCAACGAAAAAGTGAGGTAACACCTTATGTTCGTAACGAAGTCAACAACACCATTGCCAAAAAATGGAAAGAACTCAATGGTTGTTACAATCAGTTTTTGGCATCAGAACCGACGCCAACGGTGACTGATGGCAAAGTGGTTGTGGACTGGCAGGTGGAAGCGGATGGAACTCCGGTTAATCCTGAAG is a window encoding:
- a CDS encoding AgmX/PglI C-terminal domain-containing protein; the protein is MPENQTPVKDPKTILIIVLLLAVVVLGILFVTRKPEQQVIYRTDPAQQSQRKSEVTPYVRNEVNNTIAKKWKELNGCYNQFLASEPTPTVTDGKVVVDWQVEADGTPVNPEVVSSEINHPVLEKCLVAQINEWKFPPPPPSGRNEYVVYKFFFKKEVPETQTDTSTPSVKAPVVDSGTNPAVPAPVVPAATNPAQ
- a CDS encoding Uma2 family endonuclease, whose translation is MGSHLDRNSATDPLMVPTREVWEQMSPVEQDHKESSIIAALEQEFNLMGETTVHFDSRASATEVLRRFFKGKGKTAFIASDLHTLYPGERAFYPDLLVVFDVEPHHRRSWNVMREGKGLDFALEILSKETKRRDRVEKLNLYARLAIPEYFIFDPELLTLHGYQLFQKSYTAIESSQGKVFSEILGLYLKVEEDKLRFSVPDGLEIPFANELMHQLNEKLTRKDRVIADYARELAEEKQRTLEEKQKAKSARQKAKEERQKAKEERQKAKEERQKVKEERQKAKEERQKAKEEKQRALAEKERADKAEAELQRLRQLLDLKK
- a CDS encoding Uma2 family endonuclease, translated to MSISVENSQEIDPLMVPTREAWENMSPVERRQKEMSIIAALEQESSLMGETTIHFESRASATEVLRRFFQGKGRTAFIASDLHTLYPGERAFYPDLLVVFDVETHHRRSWNVMREGRGLDFALEILSRETRRKDRVEKLNLYMRIEIPEYFIFDPDLFSLKGYRLIQQIYQEIPPEDGKIFSQILGLYLKVEADKLRFSVPDGLEVPFAYELVEQLNQKLLHKERIIEDYARDLDEEYQRAEDEKQRAEDEKQRAEAEKQRADKAEAELQRLRQLLDLKK
- a CDS encoding ABC transporter ATP-binding protein encodes the protein MTETVIEVRNATKSFGEGEIQVQALRGVSVSIQRGDFAAIVGPSGSGKSTLLNIMCGLDVPSDGEIKVAGQDLKSMSSTELTLFRRNHVGLVFQAYNLIPVLTVMENIEYIMLIQGRPVAERRQRVQDFLKKIGLEGKENRFPHQLSGGQQQRVAIARAMVSHPDIILADEPTANLDSDTGHQLLEMMRQFNEEQRMTFVFSTHDEKIMKIAKRLIILEDGHIQSDERR